The following are encoded together in the Serratia sp. UGAL515B_01 genome:
- the kdgR gene encoding DNA-binding transcriptional regulator KdgR yields MANADLDKQPDSVSSVLKVFGILQALGDEREIGITELSQRVMMSKSTVYRFLQTMKSLGYVSQEGESEKYSLTLKLFELGAKSLQNVDLIRSADIQMRELSNQTRETIHLGALDEDSIVYIHKIDSMYNLRMYSRIGRRNPLHSTAIGKVLLAWRDRDEVNEILSHVEFTRSTPHTFTSAAELMPVLDKVREQGFGEDIEEQEEGLRCIGVPVFDRFGVVIAGLSISFPTIRFSEEAKEGYVAQLHTAARLISEQMGYHDYPF; encoded by the coding sequence ATGGCTAACGCAGATCTAGACAAGCAACCGGACTCGGTTTCATCCGTATTGAAAGTGTTTGGCATTCTGCAGGCACTGGGCGATGAACGTGAGATCGGCATTACCGAGCTTTCCCAACGAGTTATGATGTCTAAAAGTACAGTATATCGCTTTCTCCAAACGATGAAGTCTCTTGGATATGTCTCTCAGGAAGGAGAATCGGAAAAATATTCTCTCACTCTAAAGCTGTTTGAGCTTGGAGCTAAGTCACTGCAAAACGTGGATTTGATTCGTAGTGCTGATATTCAGATGCGTGAACTATCAAATCAGACGCGCGAGACAATTCACCTAGGGGCACTAGACGAAGATAGTATCGTCTATATCCACAAAATCGATTCAATGTACAATTTGCGTATGTATTCGCGCATCGGACGGCGTAACCCATTGCACAGTACTGCTATCGGTAAAGTGCTATTGGCGTGGCGTGATCGTGACGAAGTTAATGAAATCCTTTCTCATGTCGAATTTACGCGCAGCACGCCGCATACATTCACCAGTGCTGCTGAGTTAATGCCAGTCTTAGATAAAGTACGTGAACAAGGATTTGGTGAAGATATCGAAGAACAAGAAGAGGGATTACGCTGTATTGGCGTGCCTGTGTTTGACCGCTTTGGTGTCGTCATTGCTGGTTTAAGTATTTCCTTCCCAACAATCCGTTTCTCTGAAGAAGCTAAAGAAGGATACGTCGCGCAGTTGCATACTGCTGCACGTCTGATCTCGGAGCAGATGGGTTATCACGACTACCCGTTTTAG
- the htpX gene encoding protease HtpX: MMRIGLFLITNLAVMLVFGLVLSLTGIQSSSVQGLMIMAGLFGFGGAFVSLLMSKWMALRSVGGEVIEQPRNETENWLLQTVRNQSQQAGIAMPQVAIYHAPDINAFATGARRNASLVAVSTGLLQSMSRDEAEAVIAHEISHIANGDMVTMTLIQGVVNTFVIFISRLIAQVAAGILGNRDGEGEGNGNPMIYFGVSMVLELVFGILASIITMWFSRHREFHADAGSAKLVGREKMIAALQRLKTSYEPQETGSMMAFCINGKSKSFSELFMSHPPLDKRIEALRSGQYLK, translated from the coding sequence ATGATGCGTATAGGTCTGTTCCTGATTACCAACCTGGCGGTGATGTTGGTTTTTGGGCTGGTACTCAGCCTGACAGGTATCCAATCCAGTAGCGTGCAGGGCCTGATGATTATGGCTGGCCTGTTCGGTTTTGGCGGTGCGTTCGTCTCGTTGCTGATGTCCAAATGGATGGCGTTGCGCTCGGTGGGAGGCGAAGTCATTGAACAACCCCGTAACGAAACTGAAAACTGGCTGTTGCAAACGGTACGTAATCAGTCGCAGCAGGCTGGCATTGCTATGCCGCAGGTTGCTATCTATCATGCTCCTGATATTAACGCCTTTGCAACCGGAGCTCGCCGCAATGCTTCACTGGTCGCCGTGAGCACCGGTTTGCTACAAAGCATGAGTCGCGATGAGGCTGAAGCCGTTATTGCACATGAAATCAGTCATATAGCTAATGGTGATATGGTCACTATGACGTTGATCCAAGGAGTAGTGAATACCTTTGTGATCTTTATTTCGCGTCTCATTGCGCAGGTGGCTGCGGGTATCTTAGGGAACCGCGATGGGGAAGGTGAAGGCAATGGCAATCCGATGATCTATTTCGGCGTGTCGATGGTTCTAGAACTGGTGTTTGGTATTCTGGCCAGTATTATCACCATGTGGTTTTCACGCCATCGCGAATTTCATGCAGATGCGGGTTCAGCGAAACTGGTTGGACGTGAGAAGATGATTGCCGCCCTGCAACGCTTGAAAACTAGTTACGAACCGCAGGAAACAGGTAGCATGATGGCGTTTTGCATTAATGGGAAATCCAAGTCCTTTAGCGAACTGTTTATGTCACATCCACCGCTTGATAAGCGTATAGAAGCGTTGCGTTCTGGACAGTACTTGAAGTAG